ATTTGAAAAATGTTTACCTTATAATTTTGAAAAATAATAAATTAAGTGAATTGCCAGGCTTCATCCAGAAGCTGAAAATTCTATTTTTTTTAGATATATCGAATAATGAAATTAGGGGAATGAAAAATTTCCCCTCTTGCTTTAATAATATTGTGATTGATATCAGAGGCAACCCAGTAGCAGATTCAATTAAAAATAAAATTAACTCTGACGCTAATAATTCTCGCAACCTAGAATACTTGGAGCATTTTATTCTGGAGGAGGCCACAGCGGATAAGATTAATGCGCTTATCGCGCGACGCTACCTTGTTAGGACCCTCCAATTCTTGGACATCTCTTCCGCTAAGGAAAATAAACCTTTCGAGAATTGGATCACCCATATTACTACTAAGGACGCGTTAAACTTTTCAGATTTCCTTCTAAGATTATCTGATACAGCGGATGCTAGAACCAGAGTGGGTTTAGAGCATCTTAAGCAACGTCTGCGTTGCGTGCTTCGGGAGCTAAAGGAACATGAAGATTTAAGCCCACTCTGCTTTGATTTTGTAAAAGAGGCTTTGGGAGAATGTGGCAATAGAGTGAGTCATGGGCTGAACTGTATTGAACAGGCATTTCTTAATGCGAGAGCTGAACGCGGTGAGATTAGCCCAAATGAATTGGTGAACATTATTGTTCAACAATTTCGTTTAAATAAACTGGAGGCAGTAATCTCCGAAAAATTAAAGCATTTGCCGTCCTCTACTCAGGTTGAAACCTATCTTGCCGTCCAGATTAACTTAAGAGATTTGTGGGATTTACTGATTCAAGAGCAAGATATGTTGTACCCGAGGCTGTCAGGCATGACAACTCCGGAGCTGGATGCAATAAGACAATTATTAGAGAACGTAGGGCGAGGGGCTGAACTTTTAAATTTCTTTGCGCATCATGCGGCTTGGCAAAACTATCTAAAAAGAACATATTCTGAAGAATTTGAATGCTATGAAACCAGGTGCAAGGCGTTACGGGATGCGTGGTCGAACAGGCCTGAAAATATGACGGAGCAACAATATATAGAAGAAGTAAATAGGATACCAGTCCAAATAGATGAAGGATTACGTGAACTATACATAAATTTGACCAAGCAAGCGCGCATTGACTTGGGCATATCGTTGTTAGAAGAAAATTTACAGAGGAATGCACTATAAACTTGATTGGTCTATAAAAATACTTTTTTGAAAAAGTATTTTGATTTAAATATAGAATATATCCTTTGTGAGGATACTTGAAAATAAAAAATAACTCTCCTATATTAAAAAAATTACTTCATTTATAAATTAAGTGACAATAACTAGTCGATACCATTAATTGATAATCTTTCTTAATTTTTAAAACCTAAGGAGAGAGCTATGGGTGCTGTAGAAAGTGTTTTGCGTGACGTGGAAAAAGTGACAATAAGACCCCTGGGAGAGGTAGCGCGGACTGTGGAGAGAGAGGCGATAAGACCTTTAGGAGAAGTTGCGCGTGATGTGGAAAGAGTAACGATAAAACCCTTAGGGCAGGTTATACGCGGTACTGAGAGAGTTGTACTCAGGCCTACAACAGAGTTTGTAAAAGAGAGCATATTGCTGATGGGGCGTACTTTAGATTTAGTAAAGCCAGACGTAGACATACCCACTAATACAGATGTGCAAGCCATGGAGGCACAGTTAAGAGAACGGGCAAAGGAGGCGTTCAATAACACAGAAGAAGAGTATTTGAAATCGCAAGGGAATCTAAACGAAAAAATTTCACAGACGCCAGCAAGTGAGGCAGAAAAGCTAAATATTTTGGGGAGGACCTATGAGTTAAACGCTAAAATACGGGATAAAGCAAAAGAGATTATAAATCAAGAAAAAGCTATTTTAAATAATCAAGCACTTACCCGTGAATATTATGCTCTTTCTTCTGAAATGAGAGAGCTAGAGAATAGGGCAAATGCATTAGTGAATGATCAATAATAAATTTATCTAAGGGTTTTATATCTGGATTTTTATTTGTTTAAATTGGTCTCAGCACTGCATATCCAGTGTTGAGACTTTTATGCCAATTACAGAAAAACTAGAGAAGACTAAAATAAAAATCACGACAACTATTAGACTAACCCCTTAAATCATCGGACATAGTCACTCACTTAAAAAAGTAAATATATGACAGTGTTTATGACGCATATGAATCTAGAGGATTATGATGAGTGCTTTTCAAGCAGTATCGTGTGCAGGAACTCGAGCTACGGTAAGACCCTTAAGGGATATTACGCGTGAATTGGATAAAGTACTACAGGGGCTTTCATCAGAAAAAGTGACTCCTGGGAAAATGACGACGGCCGAACATTTAGAAAGGATCGCACGTGATTTAAACCAGTCATTAATGACTCCTGTAGGTGTCTGTGCAAGTAAAACGCTATCACTGATGGCTCGCCTGACGCATTTAGTTGAACAGATTGAAGAGAAAATAAAATCTGGTGCAGAGATGGAAGCCGAGCAAAGTATTTTAGCCGAAATGGCGGCAGATACAGTCCAACTGCAAAGAAAAATAAATGACGAAAGGTTAGCAACGCCACTCTCTTCAACAGAGGACCTGAATATTCTAGATGGTTTTAATGGAGAGGCTAATAAAATTCGAGGCACGATAAAGCATCTTCAGGAGAGTATTGAACTGGTTCAGGACAATGCGGCGCTCATTGAAAAAAACCAAGCCCTTAAGCAAAAAATTAGTGAGTTAAAAAATAATGCTTTGGCTAGAGCATAACGTGAAGCCGAGCCACCGCTTATCAGAGGCATTATGTGTGATGGTTATGGACAGACCCCCTATGCTTGGGGAGGGCGGCCTCGAGGTTTTTCAAAAAAACACAGCTTTTTTCTGCGCGCTTTGCTATATGCAAGGAGAGTCTGATCATGAACCCCATTCAGAATACGACCCAGCTTTTTCAGTCATCCTCAATTTCTGTTCGCCAACCGACGACGTCCCCCGCAGATACCCGCGAGCCTGTGCCTGAAGAAAACGCATTGCCGGCAACTGAGCCAGAATGGGCGATTGTGCGCAGTCCACAGCCACAGAGTGACCTAACGCTAAAAATAGTCCTGAATGAAGTCACCGGAGAGATGCCATCTCAGCCCAATATGATCGTTAAGATTGCTGGGCAGCCGGCCGAAATGTCCTATGTCAATGCTCATGGCGTGTCTTATTGGGGCTACCGTTTTCTTAACAGTGGCCACATTGCGTTGACAACAGGTTCGCCGATTTGGGGACAGAGCGGCGGTCTTGAAACACTGCATGTGACCGAAGGGCAAATTACAATCCGTTCGGGGGCAAAACTGAAGTTGCTTGAACAGCTGGATGTAATTGCCTATAGCATCAAAATAGAAGGTCAAGTACAGGCGAAGCGCATTCATTTATTCAGCGGAGCCAACTGGCTTAATTACGCGGAAACTGGCTATTGGAAGCGTGCCATTGGCCCGCTGACTGAGCCCCCCAAAACCCCTGATCCGGGCCAGTTGATCCTAGCCCAACACGCTAAGGTATGCGCGGAGAGAGGACTCAGGGTTTCGAGTTCGGGTGACGTAGTGAATCGGGGTAGCCTGCATACAAATAAAGGCGATTTGAGATTGAATAGCGCCAGCAATTTCAATAATGACCATGGTTTGGTCAATATCTCAGCGGGGACGGGCGCACTCACCATAGACGTGGCAGCTTTAAGCAACCAGAGTGGACGCATCCTCCATCAAGGTGAAGGCAAAAAGGTTGAAATTAAAGCAACTTATTTGAACAGTCAGGCCGGAGTCATTGGATCAAATAACGATCTGGAGTTAAAAGCAACTGCGCTGGAAGATCCTGGCATCATCAAAGCCAAGCGTGATCTCTCGGTATCGCTACAGGAGGGCTATACGCATACTGACCACCAAGCTTTGCAAGCAGGGCGTCATTTAACGTTTCAGACCAAGAGTAAATTAATTAACCAAAGCGCTTTGCATAGCCATGGGGAAATGCAAATTTCTGCAGTGGAGATTGAAACCCATGCAGAGTCTTCAATCGATAGCACTAGTACCACCGTTATAGCCGAAAAACTCAAAAACCAAGGCGTGATAAGTGGCGGGGCGGTAAGGGCTGAGGCGCAACTCTTAAGTAATGAGAACGGCAAAATTGAAGCCTCAAGCAAGACAGGAAAGCTGATCGTTAAGGCCGATGAAATTAAAAATAACGCAGCGCAAATTATTAACCGAGGTAACGGCAAAACACAAATTTCGGCGACCAGAAAAATTGAGAACCTTCAAGCTGGTGTTATTTTTGGCACGGGCGAGACAGAGCTCACGGCTCAATCTATTGTGAATTACTCAGACAGTCAGGATGAGCGGTCTAAAGTAAGTCAGGTTGGCGCAAGCAGCGTTATTGCAAGTTCAGGCCACCTCACACTCAGGGCGCAAACGCTAGAAAACCGACTCAGCACGATTTATCGCGGCGATCTGACTGCGATACCGGCCGGTACGATGGCTGACAGAGGAAAGGCATGGATAGATGAGGTTAAAAAGTGTCAAGCACCAGCAGCGCAAGTGAGCGATCAGCTTGCACTGACATTCGATAAAACCCCTGCAAAACTCGAACTGAGAGCCGTCAATGAGTTAACTAATGACGGCGGGCATATCGTGCATGCTGGCGGTGGCGATACACGGATTATTGCAGGCCAACTCAAAAATAATACGGTACATGATGAGCAGGCCGAGTGGCCAGGCTTGGTAATGGGTTACGGCAATGTCACGATAACTGCACAGAGTGTATTGAATGGCCAAGCCAATCAGATGTTGGCCGGTCAAAATCTCAATCTAGAGGTAGCTCATGAGGGCTTAGGGGGACGCTCGATGGTAGATCTTTCCGTCTCCTCGAAAAGGGCATCTAATGCGCCCCATGAAGACAATGTACCCGTACTAACTAAAGGCGATTTTGTTAATCAAGGAATAGTGCAAAGCGGACAGCAGACGTCGCTTCACTCTATGAATATTGATAACCAATCAGAGGCTCTGATTACGGGGCCTCAGGTGCTTCTCAAAGCAGAAGATACGTTGAGCAATAAAGGGCTGATCTATGGCGACACGGTTGCCTTGAGCGCTCAGACTTTAAGTAACTTTGAGACAAAATATACTGTCAATGGATATAAGCCAAGCGTCATTGCAGCAGATAAAAGCCTGAATATAGGTGCTAACTGGCTTAAAAACGAAGATCATAGCCTGCTATTCAGTGGTGGCGATATGGCGCTTGGCCTGCGGCTTAATGCACAAAACCAAGCGACGGATAAGGCGCTGCGCATAACTAACTCATCCGCAACGATTGATGCGGTAGGCCAACTTTCGATTAATACCTTTCGGCTCATCAATAAAACGGCTTATTTCAAAACTCGAGAGCGCGTAATCGATGAGCAATTCATTGTAGAAGTGCAACCTGAAGGTTCAACCCAGCGTTATCGCCTTGACCAACTGACATGGGATGCAAGCCGGGGAGGTCGTCAAGTTGTGAAAGACGGAAGTGCTGCTCCTTTCGCTGACTACACTGAATACGGCTATATGCGGATCGTAAAAGATACGGTCGTAGAAGAAATCCAGCCAGCCACGATCCAAGCGGGCGGCGATATGAAATTGTCTGGCCAGGTTCGCAATGACAAAAGCAAGATAATCGCAGGCGGCGACATCTCCCATCTGGATGACAGTTTCGAGATGGATCAAAATCGTGACGCGATCAACTTAATTACCCAAATAGATGTGGGACTTTCTCGCTATACGCGCAGTGATTGGCGCGGCCATTTAAGAGGGCGAGAGCGTACGCATAGTGACTTTATTGACTATAGAGCTCCTCCTATTACACAGCAACGAAAATTAGATCTCGCCACTCAGGCAGAAGGTAGGCTGGTTCAGCACGAAAAACCGGATCTATTAAGAATACAAGCTCACGATACGAACGGTACGGTGATGGTGCGCGATGCAACAAGCCAGAATAGCTTAATTGTCCCGCTCCTACCTACCAGTGGCATGCATATTGTGCAGACTGCACCTGAGTATCCGTTTTTAGTCGAGCTCGACCCGCGCTTTAACCATGCTGACTTACCGTTATCGAGTAATTATCTATTAAGCCTGGTTGGCATTAATCCGAGACACGCGCCTAAACGCCTAGGGAGCGGTTTTTATGAGCAGCAACTCATACGTGACCAAAGCATCGCCTTGGTGGGTCAATATGCACTGTCATATCAAAGGAATCAAAGAGCTGGATACCAAGCTTTAATGAGAGCTGGCGCAGAATATGCACAGCAGGCTAACCTACAATTAGGCATGCCCTTGACGATTGAGCAGCAAGCGTCGTTACCCCATGATATGGTTTGGCTGGTGAAGCAAACGGTTAGGCTGCCTAATGGTTCTGAGCAAACGGTACTCGCGCCGCAATTGTATCTCTCCAGCGCACGCATCAATGTACCGCGGCTAGGAGGCTCTGGTATAGCCGCGCGCGAGATTGATTTGGCCAGCCACGGCATGATTAGAAATGCCGGCACGATGATCAGTACCGGGAGAATCAATCTTAACGCGCAAAATATTGTTAACCAACGCGGCGCAATCGTCAGCTTAGATAATATCTCTTTACATGCTAGCGAAGATATTGACAGCCGCGCCGGCACACTTGCCGGCAAACAAATTGCCCTGGAAGCCGGGCGTGATATCCATCTACAAAGTCAAACTCATACGACCCACGCATCTAGCGGTAGCCGGACTACGCTAGATGGCTTAAGCCGTATTCAAGCGGAGCAACTGGAGGCCCGTGCTAAAAGGGATCTTAACCTAGCGGCAACTCACATCGAGGTCAGTCAAGCTGCAACTTTAGAAGCGGGACATAACCTCACATTAGGCACAGCCGCTACCGCAGCGCAGCAACAATTGACATGGGACGAGCATAACTCGTTAAGCCAAAGCAAAAAAACCGAAGTGGGTACGCACATTCAAACGGGTGGGTCACTTGAGCTTAAGGCGGGCCATGATATTAATGCGTTTGGCGCTCATGTGCATGCAGGGGAAGCACTTTCTATCAAAGCGGGCGGAGATATTAACCTGGCCGCAGCTGATGAAGAGCACGCTTTTGCGGAATCCCGATACCATGAATTTAATCATTTATTATCTTCTTCGAGCGAATTAAGCCGAACTCAGCAGTATAAAAAACAAGCATTGAACACGACTTTCTCGGGCGATACCGTCTGGATGGAAGCTGGGCATGATCTCAGTGTTACGGGCTCAAACATAGTCGGTATGCGTGATGTGGACTTATATGCTGACAATGACATCAAACTAAAAGCGGCCCAGCAGATTGAAAAAGCGAGCCATTACTCAGTCAAAGAGCGCTCAGGGCTATTAGACAGCGGTGGTTTAGGCTACACCATTGGCGAGCGCGAACAAACGGAGGCATTAGAAGCTGAAAGCACGCCGTATATCGGCACTGTAATTGGCAGTGTGTCAGGCCAGATCCTGGCCCTAGCTGGCCGCGAATATCAACAAAGCGGCAGCCAGCTGGTCGCGCCTGCGGGCAATATCCGGGCTAAAGCGCTTAAAGGCACAGTCGATGCAGTCCATGAACAAGGCCGACGTTGGCAGCATAGCGAATTGCGTCAATCTGGCTTGACCGTTGCCGCGGGCGCACCGGTGCTTGCTGCTGCGCAAACCAGCCAGCAAATGCTTGAAGCCAGCACTCAAGTGAGTGATTCACGGATGCAAATTTTAGCCGCTGGTGCAGGCGCACTCGCGCTTAAAAACGCCTATGACGCGGTCCAAGCAGATCCTAGAGCAGCCGGCGGCGCTACCGTCAGCGCAATGATGGGCGAAAGTAGCCATGAATTTCAGCAAACTCAGCTGAGCGCAATGGCATTGGGCAGCACAATCACGGCGGGCGGTACTGTGGTCCTCGAGATGGAAGGTTTAGGCGAAAGATCAACCCTCGATATCATAGGTTCTCAAATTGAAGCCAAGCAAGATGTTAAGCTCAAAGTAGAAGGTCTGTTAAAAATTGAGGCAGCGCCTAATACCTTTGCCCAGCACAGTGAGCAGCACAGTCAAAGTAACGCGGCAGGGGTGGTGGCAACTCTCGGAGTCCATAGCTCAGCAGGTGCCTCGGCCGCAGTCAGCAGTGGATGCGGCCACGCAGACGGAGTTGAAGTCAGTCTTACGCCAGCTCAGATCAAAGCCGGTCGTAAGCTGGTCTTAACCACACAAAGCGATGTTCACTTAAAAGGTGCTCAGCTCTCGGGTCAGCAAGTCGAAGCCAGCATCGAAGGTAACCTGGAAATTGAAAGCGTGCAGAACGCGAATGCATATAACAGCCGCTATCAAAGTATCAGCGGCAGCGCCACAGCCGGCCCTGCCTCTGCGGTGAGCATTAATTTCTCACAACAAAAGCTAAACAGTAATTATCTGAGCGTAGCGGAGCAAGCGGGCATTCAAGCCGGTTCAGGAGGCTTCCAGATTGAAGTCAAAGGCGATACGAAACTGCTTGGTAGCATGATCGCAAGTACAGATCAAGCGATTGAAGAGGGCAAGAATCAATTTACAACGGGTACTTTAGCGGCTAGGGGTATAGAGAATCAAGCGCACTACGACGCAAGCAGCCTGAGCTTAGGCATCGGGTACAGCAAAGGCGGCCAAGACGTGGGTTCGAACCAACGCGGTCAAGCGGTTACGCCGGCACATAGCGGTAATCAGTTGACGAGTTTAAAAGGCGCTAGCGCCTCGATGCCGATAGCGATGCGGGCTTCGGGTCAAGCCGCGTCAACTACTCAAAGTGCGATTAGCGGTGCGGAAATTGTAATTACGAATGAGCCGCGGCAAAAGGCCCTGACGGGGCAAAGCGCGGCACAGACAATTGCCAGCCTGAACCGCAATCCGGCACAGAGTCATGCGGCGTTAGAGCACATTTTTAAACGGACTGAGATTGAAGCTGGCTTTGATATCGTCAATGCATTAGGTCGGGAAACGAGTACATTCATCGTCAATAGGGCCAGGGATGCGGATCATAAGATCGAGCAAGCCAGGGATATGGAGGTACGGGCCACTGAAGAGGTAATGCCGGTAGAGCAGCAACAGGCATTACGTGAAATGGCGGTTGAATTGCGCACCCAGGCGCAAGTGCTGAATAAGCAATGGGGGCCAGGTGGCTTAAACCGGCGGATATTGACAGCGTTAACCGCGGCGGCTTCTGGCAATGTAACGGGTGCAACCGCACAGTTTACTCAGGCAGCGGCGCTAAACTATTTGCAAAGCCTGGGCGCAGAAAAAATCAAGCATATTGCGGATAGCCTGAATAATGAAACGATGCGCGTTGCCTTGCATGGAGCTCTGGCTTATGGCGGCGCAGTCGCACAGGGCCAATCGGGTGGCTCAGCTGCCTTGGGTGCCAGTGCAAGTGTCCTGGTGAATAACCTGTTAGGCCCCGTAGAAGGTCTGTCTGAACAGGAAAAAGCCGCGCGCAAGAATATCGTTACTAGTCTGGTGGCAGGGATGGCAAGTGCAGGGGGGGCAGATGCTGCATTAGCACAGAATGCGGCGCAGATTGAAACAGAAAATAATGCCGTGGCGGCACTAGCGGCACCGTTAGTGGTAACTCCACCCGGGCTTGCTGTATTAGGCGCGTTGGCTGCGGCCGTAGTGGTAGGGGGCGTCTATGAGACTTATAAAAAAGATCA
The Mycoavidus cysteinexigens genome window above contains:
- a CDS encoding NEL-type E3 ubiquitin ligase domain-containing protein — translated: MKRILLSILIVFFLLVGCGEGGQDIGKSENSNNETSTNKTSTIVKNPDLVELPDNWAKLKYWQTLESPGEKRGEAVLRIQQCHHCRILDLGGLNLTDLPEILGDFDNLKNVYLIILKNNKLSELPGFIQKLKILFFLDISNNEIRGMKNFPSCFNNIVIDIRGNPVADSIKNKINSDANNSRNLEYLEHFILEEATADKINALIARRYLVRTLQFLDISSAKENKPFENWITHITTKDALNFSDFLLRLSDTADARTRVGLEHLKQRLRCVLRELKEHEDLSPLCFDFVKEALGECGNRVSHGLNCIEQAFLNARAERGEISPNELVNIIVQQFRLNKLEAVISEKLKHLPSSTQVETYLAVQINLRDLWDLLIQEQDMLYPRLSGMTTPELDAIRQLLENVGRGAELLNFFAHHAAWQNYLKRTYSEEFECYETRCKALRDAWSNRPENMTEQQYIEEVNRIPVQIDEGLRELYINLTKQARIDLGISLLEENLQRNAL
- a CDS encoding hemagglutinin repeat-containing protein; its protein translation is MNPIQNTTQLFQSSSISVRQPTTSPADTREPVPEENALPATEPEWAIVRSPQPQSDLTLKIVLNEVTGEMPSQPNMIVKIAGQPAEMSYVNAHGVSYWGYRFLNSGHIALTTGSPIWGQSGGLETLHVTEGQITIRSGAKLKLLEQLDVIAYSIKIEGQVQAKRIHLFSGANWLNYAETGYWKRAIGPLTEPPKTPDPGQLILAQHAKVCAERGLRVSSSGDVVNRGSLHTNKGDLRLNSASNFNNDHGLVNISAGTGALTIDVAALSNQSGRILHQGEGKKVEIKATYLNSQAGVIGSNNDLELKATALEDPGIIKAKRDLSVSLQEGYTHTDHQALQAGRHLTFQTKSKLINQSALHSHGEMQISAVEIETHAESSIDSTSTTVIAEKLKNQGVISGGAVRAEAQLLSNENGKIEASSKTGKLIVKADEIKNNAAQIINRGNGKTQISATRKIENLQAGVIFGTGETELTAQSIVNYSDSQDERSKVSQVGASSVIASSGHLTLRAQTLENRLSTIYRGDLTAIPAGTMADRGKAWIDEVKKCQAPAAQVSDQLALTFDKTPAKLELRAVNELTNDGGHIVHAGGGDTRIIAGQLKNNTVHDEQAEWPGLVMGYGNVTITAQSVLNGQANQMLAGQNLNLEVAHEGLGGRSMVDLSVSSKRASNAPHEDNVPVLTKGDFVNQGIVQSGQQTSLHSMNIDNQSEALITGPQVLLKAEDTLSNKGLIYGDTVALSAQTLSNFETKYTVNGYKPSVIAADKSLNIGANWLKNEDHSLLFSGGDMALGLRLNAQNQATDKALRITNSSATIDAVGQLSINTFRLINKTAYFKTRERVIDEQFIVEVQPEGSTQRYRLDQLTWDASRGGRQVVKDGSAAPFADYTEYGYMRIVKDTVVEEIQPATIQAGGDMKLSGQVRNDKSKIIAGGDISHLDDSFEMDQNRDAINLITQIDVGLSRYTRSDWRGHLRGRERTHSDFIDYRAPPITQQRKLDLATQAEGRLVQHEKPDLLRIQAHDTNGTVMVRDATSQNSLIVPLLPTSGMHIVQTAPEYPFLVELDPRFNHADLPLSSNYLLSLVGINPRHAPKRLGSGFYEQQLIRDQSIALVGQYALSYQRNQRAGYQALMRAGAEYAQQANLQLGMPLTIEQQASLPHDMVWLVKQTVRLPNGSEQTVLAPQLYLSSARINVPRLGGSGIAAREIDLASHGMIRNAGTMISTGRINLNAQNIVNQRGAIVSLDNISLHASEDIDSRAGTLAGKQIALEAGRDIHLQSQTHTTHASSGSRTTLDGLSRIQAEQLEARAKRDLNLAATHIEVSQAATLEAGHNLTLGTAATAAQQQLTWDEHNSLSQSKKTEVGTHIQTGGSLELKAGHDINAFGAHVHAGEALSIKAGGDINLAAADEEHAFAESRYHEFNHLLSSSSELSRTQQYKKQALNTTFSGDTVWMEAGHDLSVTGSNIVGMRDVDLYADNDIKLKAAQQIEKASHYSVKERSGLLDSGGLGYTIGEREQTEALEAESTPYIGTVIGSVSGQILALAGREYQQSGSQLVAPAGNIRAKALKGTVDAVHEQGRRWQHSELRQSGLTVAAGAPVLAAAQTSQQMLEASTQVSDSRMQILAAGAGALALKNAYDAVQADPRAAGGATVSAMMGESSHEFQQTQLSAMALGSTITAGGTVVLEMEGLGERSTLDIIGSQIEAKQDVKLKVEGLLKIEAAPNTFAQHSEQHSQSNAAGVVATLGVHSSAGASAAVSSGCGHADGVEVSLTPAQIKAGRKLVLTTQSDVHLKGAQLSGQQVEASIEGNLEIESVQNANAYNSRYQSISGSATAGPASAVSINFSQQKLNSNYLSVAEQAGIQAGSGGFQIEVKGDTKLLGSMIASTDQAIEEGKNQFTTGTLAARGIENQAHYDASSLSLGIGYSKGGQDVGSNQRGQAVTPAHSGNQLTSLKGASASMPIAMRASGQAASTTQSAISGAEIVITNEPRQKALTGQSAAQTIASLNRNPAQSHAALEHIFKRTEIEAGFDIVNALGRETSTFIVNRARDADHKIEQARDMEVRATEEVMPVEQQQALREMAVELRTQAQVLNKQWGPGGLNRRILTALTAAASGNVTGATAQFTQAAALNYLQSLGAEKIKHIADSLNNETMRVALHGALAYGGAVAQGQSGGSAALGASASVLVNNLLGPVEGLSEQEKAARKNIVTSLVAGMASAGGADAALAQNAAQIETENNAVAALAAPLVVTPPGLAVLGALAAAVVVGGVYETYKKDQENKDDDQLIQPPPPMFTPTEPPQPSQIPGREWHQDEEVLPEGMPNQSEEHIVQPLTTPNQSGAYTVAPLINPIAEALEKLGNLIFSENNNRENALDKPPLNYAPTSKHDKLGGWGSRMDLSDAEAKEVLDNSIQNGKQRYGVRNGQVYEFQPDNVGGWHGYPMRGADTAPAAVLRQLSAQGLISKSEYKKLTKGTGWMRK